A genomic region of Catalinimonas niigatensis contains the following coding sequences:
- a CDS encoding GH3 family domain-containing protein encodes MPILGKIVKKGLQLRQAVEHPHKQPFDVQKEQLRQLLFTARETHFGQHYHFKRLLDHFHSLDTEAFYTVYKQNIPIHDYNKMHTQWWHLSHEGYKNISWPDRVKYFALSSGTSEAASKYIPVTKDMLKAINKVSVRQMLSLNQYDLPESLFQKGILMLGGSTALNRYKYGYEGDLSGITCKRIPYWFYSFYKPGHKISREKDWAKKLDEIMLNAYKWDIGVIVGVPAWLQMLLEKIIDHYGVKTIHDIWPNLSIFVHGGVSLTPYLKSFERLTARPLTYIETYLASEGFIAFQNKPNVKSMQMVLNSGIFFEFVPFNERNFTADGELVADPETFMIHQVEEGKEYALLLSTCAGAWRYLIGDVIKFTDVQDTQIIIIGRTKHFLSLCGEHLSVDNMNRATQMLSEELNAEINEYTVTGIKHGNLFGHHWYLAIDKAVSEETVRQKLDGYLKYLNDDYRTERNAALKEIKVTILPHEAFINWMKMQGKVGGQHKFPRVLKGHHLESWEAFVVPK; translated from the coding sequence ATGCCGATTTTAGGAAAGATCGTGAAGAAAGGGCTCCAACTTAGGCAAGCAGTGGAGCATCCTCATAAACAGCCTTTTGATGTGCAGAAAGAGCAGCTAAGACAGTTGCTTTTTACTGCCCGTGAAACTCATTTTGGCCAACATTACCATTTTAAGCGATTATTGGATCACTTTCATTCACTGGATACGGAAGCTTTTTATACGGTCTATAAGCAAAATATACCTATCCATGATTACAATAAAATGCATACTCAGTGGTGGCATCTAAGTCATGAAGGATATAAGAATATTAGTTGGCCGGATAGGGTAAAATACTTCGCATTGAGTTCAGGTACTTCAGAAGCTGCCTCCAAGTACATTCCCGTAACCAAAGATATGTTGAAGGCCATCAACAAGGTGAGTGTACGGCAGATGCTCTCCCTCAACCAATACGATTTACCGGAAAGCCTCTTTCAAAAAGGTATACTGATGCTTGGCGGCAGTACTGCCCTGAATAGATACAAATATGGTTATGAAGGCGACCTGAGCGGCATTACCTGCAAGCGTATACCCTATTGGTTTTATAGTTTCTATAAACCGGGCCACAAAATATCCCGGGAAAAAGACTGGGCAAAGAAGCTGGATGAAATTATGCTGAATGCTTACAAATGGGATATCGGGGTGATCGTGGGAGTACCGGCCTGGTTGCAGATGCTACTGGAGAAAATCATTGATCATTATGGTGTAAAAACAATCCACGATATCTGGCCTAATCTTAGTATTTTCGTTCACGGGGGCGTGTCGCTTACTCCTTATCTGAAGAGCTTTGAACGCCTTACTGCCAGGCCTCTCACCTATATAGAAACTTATCTGGCTTCTGAAGGATTTATTGCTTTCCAAAACAAGCCTAATGTAAAGTCTATGCAGATGGTGCTCAACAGCGGAATTTTCTTTGAGTTTGTTCCCTTCAACGAGCGTAATTTTACAGCGGATGGCGAATTAGTAGCAGATCCTGAAACCTTCATGATTCATCAGGTAGAGGAAGGAAAGGAATATGCACTTCTGTTAAGCACATGTGCGGGAGCCTGGCGCTATTTGATTGGCGATGTGATCAAGTTTACCGATGTGCAGGACACACAAATTATCATCATCGGACGCACCAAACATTTTCTGAGTCTCTGCGGTGAACATTTATCAGTTGACAATATGAACCGCGCCACACAAATGCTTTCTGAAGAGCTGAATGCGGAAATCAACGAATACACTGTGACAGGCATAAAGCATGGCAACCTCTTTGGGCATCATTGGTATTTAGCCATTGACAAAGCGGTGAGCGAAGAAACAGTCAGACAAAAGCTGGACGGATATCTAAAATACCTTAATGATGATTATCGTACCGAAAGAAATGCCGCGCTGAAGGAAATAAAAGTCACAATTCTACCGCATGAGGCGTTTATTAACTGGATGAAAATGCAAGGCAAAGTCGGTGGTCAACATAAGTTTCCCCGTGTGCTTAAAGGGCATCACCTGGAGTCCTGGGAAGCTTTTGTGGTACCAAAGTAA
- a CDS encoding HYC_CC_PP family protein, with amino-acid sequence MIKKFFHITLSMVLLLSTTGVAISKHYCGGELSTVKVGHEKIHCCDESDDMADDCCQDEQLTFLLEQEFQLSAFQFDCHVLAVTSLLPFLDLSALFVAQETYKTEFKPYLSPPIAQDLPVMLQSFLL; translated from the coding sequence ATGATCAAAAAGTTTTTTCATATCACCCTTAGCATGGTTCTGCTGCTCTCTACTACAGGAGTAGCCATCAGCAAGCATTATTGTGGCGGTGAACTATCTACAGTGAAGGTAGGACATGAAAAAATCCATTGCTGCGATGAATCGGATGATATGGCCGATGATTGTTGTCAGGATGAACAGCTTACCTTTTTACTCGAGCAGGAATTTCAACTTTCTGCTTTTCAATTTGACTGCCATGTGCTGGCAGTAACTTCCCTTTTGCCTTTCCTGGATTTGTCTGCGCTTTTCGTAGCACAGGAAACCTATAAGACTGAATTTAAACCTTATCTTTCCCCTCCGATTGCACAAGACCTGCCGGTGATGCTGCAATCTTTCCTTCTTTAG
- a CDS encoding efflux RND transporter permease subunit — protein sequence MLNQLIKFFLYNRLVTVLILLFLLGWGIVTSPFNLGLSFLPQDPVAVDAIPDIGENQQIVFTEWKGRSPQDVEDQITYPLTTAMLGMPGVKTIRSSSAFGFSSIYIIFDENIEFYWSRSRILEKINALPSGTLPEGVQPSLGPDATALGQIFWYTLEGKDEQGNTTGGWDLQELRSVQDYLVRYALTSAEGVSEVASIGGFVKEYQVEIDPDALKAHGVTLTQVAQSVRNSNLDVGAGTMEINKAEYFVRGLGYIKSLEDLENAVVKVENNTPLRIKDVARVQFGPANRRGILDKAGAEAVGGVVVARYGSNPLEVINNVKDKIEEIGGGLPSKTLEDGTVSRVEIVPFYDRTQLIQETLGTLEEALSLEILITVIVIIVMVVNLRASLLISALLPLAVLMCFIAMRYTGVVANIVSLSGIAIAIGTVVDVGIILSENILKHIEANRNTGKSYLDIVYEGTVEVASAIVTAVATTIISFIPVFSLQAAEGKLFTPLAFTKSFVLAAAVFITLIIMPTFAYWFFSIRINKKKFSMAINLAIVGLGVVTMFYGWPWVGVFLLLIGIVNFLASWEHPKLLWITSYRLWINIGITLALITFWLTAEWLPLGAGVSLLLNFIFVVLGIGIILGGFLLFHHYYTLILRWCLRYKAIFIIIPMSLVLWGAVIWQGFEGIFGGFSRVLEKVNVNMRGTDFYSDLQHAFPGIGEEFMPALDEGAFLLMPTSMPHAGIEENKATLQKLDMLVTAIPEVQSVVGKLGRAESSLDPAPISMYENVINYKSEYLTDENGRRMRFRTDDDGNFLMQKENTVVILTAEETPYIDTDLLIPDDDGQYFRQWRNEIQSPDDIWSEIVKATRLPGVTSAPKLQPIETRLVMLQTGMRAPMGIKVKGPDLQTIEAFGLELERYLKEVPAVKNEAVFAERIVGKPYMEIQIDREKIARYGLGIQDVQDYIEVAVGGIMLSTSVEGRERYPIRVRYPRELRDNPDQIQQILIPTPSGTQIPLGEVSSIKYVQGPQMIKSEDTFLVSYVLFDKSPGYSEVETVEAAQAYLQQKIDSGELEVPAGVSYRFSGSYENQLRAAQRLSIVIPVCLLVIFLILYFQFRSVSTSLMVFSGIAVAFAGGFILIWLYGHDWFFNFSLLGTDMRDLFQVKTVYLSVAVWVGFIALFGIATDDGVLIATYLDQSFDRNRTKTIPEIRAAVVEAGQKRVRPALMTSATTLLALLPVLTSSGRGSDIMIPMAIPIFGGMCVALITLFVVPTLYCWREEKRVQGSKLKV from the coding sequence ATGTTAAATCAACTGATTAAGTTTTTTTTATACAACCGTCTGGTGACGGTACTCATACTGCTGTTTCTGCTGGGCTGGGGTATTGTGACTTCACCCTTTAATCTGGGACTAAGTTTCCTCCCACAAGACCCCGTAGCTGTTGATGCTATCCCTGATATTGGCGAAAACCAGCAGATTGTCTTTACCGAATGGAAAGGTCGTTCTCCGCAAGATGTAGAGGATCAGATTACTTATCCATTGACTACTGCTATGCTGGGCATGCCTGGCGTCAAAACCATCCGTTCTTCTTCTGCTTTTGGCTTTTCCAGCATCTACATCATCTTTGATGAGAATATTGAGTTTTACTGGAGTCGTTCACGGATTCTGGAAAAAATCAATGCGCTGCCTTCTGGTACACTGCCCGAAGGGGTTCAGCCTTCATTAGGACCAGATGCTACCGCTCTGGGTCAGATTTTCTGGTATACGCTGGAGGGTAAAGATGAACAGGGCAATACTACCGGAGGTTGGGATTTGCAGGAGCTACGTTCAGTGCAGGATTATCTGGTACGCTACGCATTGACTTCGGCCGAAGGAGTATCAGAAGTAGCCTCCATTGGTGGATTTGTAAAAGAATATCAGGTAGAGATTGATCCTGATGCATTAAAAGCACATGGAGTTACCTTGACACAGGTAGCCCAGAGCGTCCGTAACAGCAATCTGGACGTAGGGGCCGGAACGATGGAAATCAATAAAGCAGAGTATTTTGTGCGGGGTTTAGGCTACATCAAAAGTCTGGAGGACCTGGAGAATGCAGTGGTTAAGGTAGAAAATAATACTCCGCTACGGATCAAGGATGTGGCAAGAGTACAATTTGGGCCTGCTAACCGTAGGGGAATTCTGGATAAAGCAGGGGCTGAGGCAGTAGGAGGAGTAGTGGTAGCTCGTTATGGTTCTAATCCTCTGGAAGTCATCAACAATGTAAAAGACAAGATTGAGGAAATAGGAGGAGGGCTTCCTAGCAAAACTTTAGAAGATGGTACAGTCTCCCGTGTGGAAATTGTGCCCTTTTATGATCGTACCCAGCTTATACAGGAAACGCTGGGAACCCTGGAAGAAGCCCTCTCTTTGGAAATTCTGATCACCGTCATCGTGATCATTGTGATGGTGGTCAATTTGCGGGCTTCTCTGCTGATTTCAGCTTTGCTTCCATTAGCAGTACTTATGTGTTTCATCGCCATGCGCTATACCGGGGTAGTGGCAAATATTGTCTCTTTGTCAGGAATTGCCATCGCTATTGGTACAGTGGTGGATGTGGGGATTATTCTCTCTGAAAACATTCTCAAACATATAGAAGCCAATCGGAATACTGGTAAGTCTTATCTGGATATTGTATATGAAGGTACTGTAGAAGTCGCCTCAGCCATTGTAACAGCGGTGGCCACCACCATCATCAGCTTTATTCCGGTATTCAGTTTACAAGCTGCGGAAGGTAAATTGTTTACACCTCTGGCTTTCACCAAAAGTTTTGTGCTGGCGGCAGCGGTATTTATTACTCTGATCATCATGCCTACCTTTGCGTATTGGTTCTTTTCCATCAGAATCAACAAGAAGAAATTCAGCATGGCAATCAATCTGGCAATCGTAGGATTGGGAGTTGTGACGATGTTTTACGGCTGGCCATGGGTAGGTGTATTTCTGCTGCTGATTGGAATAGTTAATTTCCTTGCCTCCTGGGAACATCCTAAACTCTTATGGATCACATCTTATCGGCTTTGGATTAATATTGGCATTACGCTGGCTTTGATCACATTCTGGCTTACAGCTGAGTGGCTGCCCTTGGGTGCGGGAGTAAGCCTTTTACTCAACTTTATCTTTGTAGTGCTAGGCATAGGGATTATCCTGGGAGGATTTCTTCTTTTTCATCATTACTATACACTTATTCTTCGTTGGTGCCTCCGATACAAAGCGATTTTTATCATCATTCCGATGAGTCTGGTGCTTTGGGGAGCAGTCATCTGGCAGGGATTTGAAGGGATTTTTGGTGGGTTTAGCCGAGTCCTTGAAAAGGTAAATGTAAACATGCGTGGCACTGATTTCTATTCTGATTTGCAGCATGCCTTTCCCGGAATAGGAGAGGAGTTTATGCCGGCACTGGATGAAGGCGCATTTCTCTTGATGCCTACTTCCATGCCGCATGCCGGTATAGAGGAAAATAAAGCTACGCTACAAAAACTGGATATGCTGGTTACCGCTATCCCCGAAGTACAGTCGGTAGTAGGGAAACTGGGAAGGGCAGAATCTTCACTGGACCCTGCGCCTATTTCTATGTACGAAAATGTTATCAACTACAAAAGTGAGTACCTGACCGATGAAAATGGACGGCGTATGCGCTTCCGTACCGATGATGATGGCAATTTTTTGATGCAAAAGGAAAATACAGTAGTTATCCTTACTGCAGAAGAAACGCCTTATATAGATACAGATTTACTGATACCCGATGACGATGGGCAGTATTTCAGACAGTGGCGGAATGAGATTCAGTCTCCCGACGACATTTGGAGTGAAATTGTCAAGGCTACTCGTTTGCCGGGAGTAACGTCTGCACCTAAACTACAGCCCATAGAAACAAGATTGGTGATGTTGCAGACCGGCATGCGTGCGCCTATGGGCATCAAGGTAAAAGGACCTGATCTGCAAACCATTGAAGCTTTCGGCCTGGAACTGGAACGTTATCTCAAAGAAGTACCTGCGGTTAAAAATGAAGCGGTCTTTGCCGAAAGAATCGTAGGCAAGCCCTATATGGAAATACAGATTGACCGTGAAAAGATTGCCCGCTATGGACTAGGCATCCAGGATGTACAGGATTATATTGAAGTGGCGGTTGGCGGAATCATGTTAAGCACCAGTGTAGAAGGCAGAGAACGCTATCCTATTCGGGTACGCTACCCTCGTGAGCTGAGAGATAACCCCGATCAGATACAACAAATATTGATCCCTACACCGTCCGGTACCCAGATACCTTTGGGCGAAGTGAGTAGTATAAAATATGTACAAGGGCCTCAGATGATCAAAAGCGAAGATACTTTTCTGGTTTCTTATGTACTGTTTGACAAAAGCCCCGGCTATTCGGAAGTGGAAACAGTAGAAGCAGCCCAGGCTTACCTGCAACAAAAAATTGACAGTGGTGAACTGGAAGTTCCTGCTGGTGTGAGCTACCGCTTTTCGGGCAGTTACGAAAATCAGCTCAGGGCGGCGCAGAGGCTGAGTATTGTGATTCCTGTCTGTCTGCTGGTCATCTTTCTGATCCTTTACTTCCAGTTCCGTTCAGTAAGCACCTCGCTGATGGTATTCAGTGGAATTGCCGTGGCCTTTGCCGGAGGTTTTATCCTGATCTGGCTCTATGGACATGATTGGTTTTTCAACTTCTCTCTTTTAGGTACAGATATGCGGGATCTCTTCCAGGTCAAGACGGTCTACCTCAGCGTAGCCGTTTGGGTAGGATTTATCGCCCTCTTTGGCATTGCTACCGACGATGGCGTACTGATTGCTACTTATCTGGACCAGTCTTTTGACAGAAACAGAACCAAGACGATTCCTGAGATCAGAGCGGCGGTAGTGGAAGCAGGTCAAAAGAGAGTGCGTCCGGCGCTGATGACTTCTGCTACCACGTTGCTGGCCTTGCTACCGGTGCTCACCTCCTCAGGACGTGGTTCTGATATCATGATTCCAATGGCTATTCCGATTTTCGGAGGGATGTGTGTGGCGCTGATTACGCTTTTCGTCGTACCCACGCTTTATTGTTGGAGAGAAGAGAAGCGAGTTCAAGGTTCAAAGTTGAAAGTTTGA
- a CDS encoding TolC family protein, with protein sequence MNTLNTIYFSLFLFISLLGIEEAFAQDLNNYLEDAAENNPGLKAKYQEYLSALEKTPQMGALPDPRLSFGYFINPVQTRAGDQVARISLEQMLPWFGTLKARKDAATQEAKVRFEAFMQLRNELYFNVKKAYFQLYNIQQNMKLSKDNLKILESYERVATQKYENDLASMVDILRVQIQIRNERNKLLTLEENLSAQYAQLNALLNRAPDAMTEIPEVLPSSFNLMNTDSLRTLILENHPSLSILREESRLLEREARLADLSSRPEIGVGIDYGFMRARTDMEVPDNGMDMIMPMVSMSIPIFNKNKYTAARQEVKFRQENNVLATESQQNELMAILETALSDYQITQNKVQLYEAQIESTQQAINILNNAYETTSQSFEEVLEFQMQILEYKIMLNEALTAARIARARLDELIAAEVIMNNK encoded by the coding sequence ATGAACACTCTCAATACTATATATTTTTCTTTATTTCTCTTTATTTCCCTATTAGGAATAGAAGAGGCTTTTGCTCAGGACTTAAATAACTACCTTGAAGATGCTGCTGAAAATAATCCAGGATTGAAAGCAAAATATCAGGAGTATCTTTCTGCTTTGGAAAAAACACCACAAATGGGTGCATTGCCTGATCCCAGGCTAAGTTTTGGCTATTTTATCAATCCTGTGCAAACCAGGGCAGGTGACCAGGTAGCTCGTATCTCTTTGGAACAAATGCTGCCTTGGTTTGGAACACTAAAAGCCCGGAAAGATGCAGCAACGCAGGAAGCCAAAGTACGTTTTGAAGCATTTATGCAGTTACGAAATGAGCTCTACTTTAATGTGAAAAAGGCTTATTTTCAGCTTTACAACATTCAGCAGAACATGAAGCTTAGTAAGGATAATCTTAAAATCCTTGAATCGTATGAGCGTGTTGCTACCCAGAAATATGAAAATGATCTTGCTTCAATGGTGGATATTCTGAGGGTACAAATACAAATCAGAAATGAAAGGAACAAACTGCTTACGCTGGAAGAAAATCTCTCTGCCCAGTATGCTCAGCTAAATGCACTGCTCAACAGAGCGCCTGATGCTATGACGGAAATCCCTGAGGTTTTGCCTTCATCATTTAATTTAATGAATACCGATAGCTTAAGAACTCTGATACTGGAGAACCATCCTTCTTTAAGTATTCTTAGAGAAGAAAGCAGATTGCTGGAAAGGGAAGCCCGTCTGGCAGATTTAAGTAGCAGACCGGAAATCGGCGTTGGAATTGACTATGGTTTTATGAGGGCACGTACGGATATGGAAGTACCTGACAACGGAATGGATATGATCATGCCTATGGTAAGCATGTCAATCCCTATATTTAATAAAAACAAGTATACGGCTGCCCGTCAGGAGGTAAAGTTCAGGCAGGAAAATAATGTGCTGGCCACTGAATCTCAGCAGAATGAACTGATGGCTATTCTGGAAACCGCACTTAGCGATTATCAGATTACCCAAAACAAAGTTCAGTTGTACGAAGCACAGATTGAAAGCACTCAGCAGGCAATTAATATTCTCAATAATGCGTATGAAACTACCAGTCAGAGTTTTGAAGAGGTATTAGAATTTCAGATGCAAATTCTCGAATACAAAATCATGCTGAATGAAGCTTTGACAGCAGCAAGGATTGCCCGAGCCAGGTTAGATGAACTGATTGCAGCGGAAGTTATAATGAATAATAAATGA
- a CDS encoding TlpA family protein disulfide reductase produces MLLVTACNSSGQQDTSQTSAEENEQAQEQTGPLSKVAIADLEGKPIQLEEYAGKTIVLNFWATWCKPCIVEMPSMVEARASLGDEFVFLLASDESTEKISKFVEKQQIDLPFVQLQNGVQNLQITALPTTWIIRDGKILKEIIGAMEWNTEENIEELKNL; encoded by the coding sequence ATGTTGCTCGTAACAGCATGTAACTCTTCAGGTCAGCAGGACACGAGTCAAACTTCTGCTGAGGAGAATGAGCAGGCACAGGAGCAAACAGGGCCTCTAAGCAAGGTAGCAATAGCCGATCTGGAAGGAAAACCTATTCAACTGGAGGAGTATGCAGGAAAGACCATCGTGCTCAATTTTTGGGCTACCTGGTGTAAACCTTGTATTGTAGAAATGCCTTCTATGGTAGAAGCCAGAGCTTCTTTGGGAGATGAGTTTGTGTTCCTTCTGGCTTCTGATGAAAGTACGGAAAAGATCAGCAAGTTTGTAGAGAAGCAACAAATAGATTTGCCTTTTGTACAGCTCCAGAACGGAGTGCAAAACCTACAGATTACCGCGCTCCCTACCACCTGGATCATACGAGATGGGAAAATCCTGAAAGAGATCATTGGAGCTATGGAATGGAATACTGAGGAAAATATTGAGGAATTAAAAAATTTATGA
- a CDS encoding sialidase family protein, which translates to MRICLLFVLNISLLACQPSSTTETEKEQWKLMALPSPASSQSGEPNLFVSEKGEMYLSWIDGLENDTHALSFAKWEGEQWSVPQTIAQDSGWFVNWADFPSLVVHENFMAAHWLAKSAGGTYDYDVKVAVSQDQGKSWSAPFVLHQDGVPAEHGFVSMLPYDRDKVFAIWLDGRFTKSATHEAHGEEHGGAMTLHATTFDYSGNMGEEAELDHRICDCCQTDVVNTDQGLVVVYRDRSEEEIRDIYITRQVNEEWTAPQAVYADQWQLKGCPVNGPAIAAEGQHVAVAWFTAADNTPKVQMAFSDDYGASFSQPVQIDHGKPLGRVDVIVLNDEQMMVSWMEANNEGAEIRAAVLNTSLQLLTDKRIAHTASSRSSGFPIMEKTDEQVYFAWTNVKEESAQIMTAILDMKEIRP; encoded by the coding sequence ATGAGAATCTGTTTATTATTTGTTCTGAATATAAGCCTTCTGGCCTGTCAGCCTTCTTCCACCACTGAAACGGAGAAGGAGCAATGGAAACTGATGGCCTTACCCTCTCCGGCATCTTCACAGAGCGGTGAACCTAATCTGTTTGTTTCAGAAAAAGGTGAAATGTATCTGTCCTGGATAGATGGTCTGGAAAATGATACACATGCCCTCAGCTTTGCCAAGTGGGAAGGTGAGCAATGGTCAGTACCACAGACCATCGCTCAGGATAGCGGATGGTTTGTCAATTGGGCTGATTTCCCTTCGCTGGTTGTACACGAAAATTTTATGGCAGCCCACTGGCTGGCCAAAAGTGCCGGAGGTACCTATGATTACGATGTGAAGGTAGCAGTGTCTCAGGATCAGGGAAAAAGCTGGTCCGCCCCTTTTGTGCTCCATCAGGATGGGGTTCCGGCAGAACATGGATTTGTCAGCATGTTGCCCTATGATCGGGATAAAGTATTTGCCATTTGGCTGGATGGACGTTTTACCAAAAGTGCTACCCATGAAGCACATGGAGAGGAGCATGGAGGCGCCATGACTTTGCATGCTACTACCTTCGATTATTCTGGCAATATGGGCGAAGAGGCGGAACTGGATCACCGTATCTGTGACTGCTGCCAAACAGATGTTGTCAATACCGATCAAGGTTTAGTTGTGGTCTACCGCGATCGATCTGAAGAAGAAATCAGGGATATTTATATTACACGCCAAGTAAATGAGGAATGGACTGCACCCCAAGCGGTATATGCAGATCAATGGCAGCTCAAGGGCTGCCCTGTGAATGGCCCGGCCATCGCTGCGGAAGGTCAGCATGTCGCAGTAGCCTGGTTTACTGCTGCGGATAATACTCCTAAAGTACAGATGGCTTTTTCTGATGACTATGGGGCAAGCTTTTCCCAACCAGTACAAATAGACCACGGCAAGCCTTTGGGCAGGGTAGATGTTATTGTGTTGAATGATGAGCAGATGATGGTCAGCTGGATGGAAGCCAATAATGAGGGAGCGGAGATTCGTGCTGCTGTACTGAATACCAGCTTACAGTTGCTCACTGACAAACGTATTGCCCATACCGCCTCCTCCCGGTCCAGTGGTTTTCCCATAATGGAAAAGACAGATGAACAGGTGTACTTCGCCTGGACGAATGTAAAAGAAGAAAGCGCGCAGATTATGACTGCAATCTTAGATATGAAAGAAATACGCCCATGA
- a CDS encoding efflux RND transporter periplasmic adaptor subunit yields MTLKSKTLLRYILMLALGMLLGWMFFVPPHVEPEEHEHEFVPTETAEGTIWTCAMHPQIRQNEPGDCPICGMDLIPLEAHEEEAGEANPYQLTMSAEAVKLANVQTTKIGTVGTYSENAKELLLNGKIEVNERNKLSQTVFFPGRIEKLYVNYEGEMVQKGQTVALMYAPKLLTAQQELLEALKFQDTNPSLLQAAKRKLKLWKLSDQQIEQVMESGEVITYWPLRANVSGVITNINLEAGEYVNEGEMLFEVADLSKLWAVFDAYESNLNWIKEGDVIKFSVAAYPDKDFSGKVNFIDPFIDPQSRVARIRTEVTNDEGLLKPAMFARGRLSSGQQKMSITGQEDALLIPKSAVMWTGKRSVVYVKVQQTNVPTYEMREVSLGASLSDAYLVEEGLSSGEEVVTNGTFTVDAAAQLNNKASMMNRNIQVKSAEKDPGELKLDAPDFITATPDAFRTQLQRMLEEYLEMKDAFVNSEEDGVQQKANNILASLESIDMGLLPHEPHKYWMERLEEIKASAEAIAETENIDTQRKHFKILSKSVIQAARAFGTAEKLYVQYCPMADNDEGANWLSLSEEIRNPYYGDMMLTCGNVENIINP; encoded by the coding sequence ATGACACTTAAATCAAAAACGCTACTCAGATATATACTGATGCTTGCCTTAGGCATGTTGCTTGGCTGGATGTTTTTTGTTCCACCCCATGTAGAACCTGAAGAGCATGAGCATGAATTTGTGCCTACAGAAACAGCCGAGGGTACCATCTGGACTTGCGCTATGCATCCTCAAATCCGTCAGAATGAACCCGGCGACTGTCCTATTTGCGGAATGGATCTTATCCCTCTGGAAGCCCATGAAGAAGAGGCAGGCGAAGCTAATCCCTATCAACTTACCATGAGTGCTGAGGCGGTGAAACTGGCGAATGTGCAGACCACTAAAATTGGTACAGTGGGGACTTATTCAGAAAATGCCAAAGAACTTTTGCTCAACGGAAAAATTGAAGTCAACGAAAGGAACAAGCTGTCTCAGACGGTTTTTTTTCCGGGGAGGATTGAAAAATTGTATGTGAACTATGAAGGTGAAATGGTACAGAAAGGACAAACTGTAGCGCTGATGTATGCTCCCAAATTGCTTACAGCCCAACAGGAATTACTAGAGGCTTTGAAGTTTCAAGATACCAATCCTTCGTTGCTGCAAGCAGCCAAGCGTAAATTAAAACTGTGGAAACTGTCGGATCAGCAAATTGAGCAAGTGATGGAAAGTGGCGAAGTGATTACTTACTGGCCCCTCCGCGCAAATGTGTCAGGCGTGATTACCAACATCAATCTGGAAGCCGGAGAATACGTGAATGAAGGAGAGATGCTTTTTGAAGTGGCAGACCTGAGCAAATTATGGGCAGTATTTGATGCTTACGAAAGTAACCTGAACTGGATCAAAGAAGGTGATGTCATCAAATTTAGTGTAGCGGCCTATCCGGATAAAGATTTTAGTGGTAAAGTAAATTTCATAGATCCTTTCATAGATCCTCAAAGCCGGGTGGCCAGGATAAGAACCGAAGTGACGAATGATGAAGGCTTATTGAAACCTGCCATGTTTGCCCGTGGACGGCTAAGCAGTGGGCAGCAAAAGATGTCAATAACAGGTCAGGAAGATGCGCTGCTGATTCCCAAGTCTGCCGTGATGTGGACCGGCAAACGTTCGGTCGTATACGTAAAAGTGCAGCAAACCAATGTGCCTACCTATGAGATGCGCGAAGTCTCATTAGGAGCAAGCTTGAGCGATGCTTATCTGGTAGAAGAAGGTTTGTCTTCAGGAGAAGAGGTGGTAACCAACGGAACCTTTACAGTGGATGCGGCGGCCCAACTCAACAACAAAGCCAGCATGATGAACCGCAATATTCAGGTGAAATCAGCAGAGAAAGACCCCGGAGAACTAAAACTGGATGCCCCTGATTTTATAACTGCCACACCCGATGCATTTAGAACACAGTTACAGAGAATGTTGGAAGAATACCTGGAGATGAAAGATGCGTTTGTGAATTCTGAAGAAGACGGAGTACAGCAAAAAGCCAATAATATTTTGGCTTCGCTGGAAAGCATAGACATGGGGCTTCTACCTCATGAACCTCATAAGTACTGGATGGAAAGACTGGAAGAAATTAAAGCGTCTGCTGAGGCTATAGCAGAAACGGAAAATATTGATACCCAGAGAAAACATTTCAAGATATTGTCCAAAAGTGTCATTCAGGCGGCAAGGGCATTCGGAACGGCAGAAAAATTGTATGTACAATACTGTCCTATGGCTGATAATGATGAAGGTGCGAATTGGCTCAGCCTGTCCGAGGAAATCCGCAATCCCTATTATGGGGATATGATGCTGACCTGCGGTAATGTAGAAAATATTATTAACCCATAA